From Pseudomonas putida, one genomic window encodes:
- a CDS encoding Fur family transcriptional regulator: MQLTSNQQRVLMALRQADKPLSAYAILDSLRNEGVRAPTQIYRALGHLAEQGLIHRLESLNAYVSCTCPGQCEAGFRAFAICDSCGHVDEFNVPHLSQALGLWMKQNVFSLCSSVIELRGKCALCTRRDAGEN; encoded by the coding sequence ATGCAACTGACCAGCAATCAGCAACGTGTCCTGATGGCGCTTCGGCAAGCCGACAAGCCGCTCAGTGCCTACGCCATCCTGGACAGCCTGCGCAATGAAGGTGTCAGGGCGCCGACGCAGATCTACCGCGCGCTGGGCCACCTGGCCGAGCAAGGCTTGATTCACCGGCTGGAGTCTTTGAACGCTTATGTCAGTTGCACCTGCCCAGGCCAGTGCGAAGCAGGTTTCAGAGCGTTCGCCATCTGCGATAGCTGCGGCCACGTCGATGAGTTCAACGTGCCGCACCTGAGCCAGGCCTTGGGTCTCTGGATGAAACAGAACGTGTTTTCGCTGTGCAGCTCGGTCATCGAGTTGCGCGGTAAATGTGCCCTCTGCACTCGCCGTGATGCAGGCGAGAACTGA